Genomic segment of Anaerosporomusa subterranea:
TTCCAGGACTATGCCTTGTCTCGCTAACTCATAGAGCTTACGTCCGTCAACCTTGATTGCAGAATACATTGGCGGAATCTGTTGGCTTTGACCTAAAAATGAATTTAAGACGTGACAAACTACTTCTGGGCTAGGGATGTTATCAGAGGTCCGAGTAACAGACCCGGTATAATCTCCACTATCAGTCTCTTGACCAAAGCGAAGCTCAGCCCGGTACTGTTTGTCATCATCGGTGAGATATTCAACAAGTCGTGTTGCTTTACCGAGAAAGATCGGCAGTACACCTGCAGCCGCCGGGTCAAGTGTGCCCGCGTGGCCGACTTGCTTTTGCCCATAAGTTCGCCGAATAAATGAAACGGCATCATGAGAAGTCATTCCAGGGGGTTTAAGTAGGTTAATTACTCCTGTAATCATTTTACTTCCTCTAGCGCGCTGGCAACAGCAACGAATATTTGTCTTTTTGCCTCATCGAGTGGGCTGGCGATCGAGCAACCTGCGGCGCGTTTGTGGCCTCCGCCACCAAAGGACAGCGCAATCGCGCTGACATCAACATTGCGTGAACGGAGACTAATTCGGGTGAATGAGGCATCTGTTTGTTTAAACATGATGGCAACTTCAACGCCTTCAATGCTTCTAGGGTAATTGATGAAGTCATCCGTGCTTTCGCCAATTTCAAGAACATCTGATGCCACTGTCACACAGGCGACCTTGCCCTCAAGAACTATTTCCAGGGTTTCCAGAACATGAATCAAGGTGAAGATGTTGCTGGCTGGTTTTGTTTCAAGCGCTTCGGCAACTAGCGCCGGCTGGACACCACAGTCTAATAGCTCTGCTGCATAGCGAAGCGTATCACTTGTCGTATTGGCATAACGAAAAAAGCCACAATCTGTTGCAATCGCAGTATAGAGACAAGTTGCGGTTAACTCATCTGGCTTAATCCCTTCTTGACGGAAAAGAGAATATAAAATTGATCCTGTTGCCGCAGCTAATGGGTCTAAAAATAAGTAATCTGCAAAACCGGTATTTGAGATATGATGATCAAGATTCAAAACAGGAGCTGAAACATACTCCCGTACCTTGCCTATCCGCTCAATATCGCTAGCATCGAGGACAATTAACAGGTCTGCCTCAATAGGTTCTATCGGTCTTTCAATCTCATGCAGGTCAGGCAAAAAAGCATAAAGCGAGGGTATTTCATCATCCAACAATAGCCGAGCCTTCACTCGTTTTTGCTGAAAGAGCCTAAATAACGCCAACATCGAGCCGAGGCAATCACCATCAGGGTGGACATGGCCAGTGATGACAACGCTCTCGGCTGCAAACATATATTGGCTAGCTTGCGACAAGGAAATATTCATATTAGTTGCCAGACTCGTCTTGCTTGATTTCATCAAGCAGTTTTTGAATGCGAACACTATGGTCAAGAGACTCGTCAACAGCTAATGCCAGATCCGGAATCATTCTTAAACGTAGCCGTTTGCCGATTTCCGTTCGCATGAATCCAAGTGCTCTCTGCAACCCTTGTAAAGTAGATTCTTTTTGTTCTGGGCTACCCATTAAACTGATGAATATTTTCGCATGTTGCAAATCGCCGGTAACCTCCACCCGAGTCACAGTGACAAAGCCAACACGTGGGTCTTTGAGGTCAGTGAGAATAATTTGACTGATTTCCTGTTTAATGAACTCCTGCACTTTTTCAATCCGCAGTTGACCCATGTACTTACCTCCGATTGTTTAGCTACTTTGCTTGACCAGCTCCATAGTAAATGCTTCTAAAATATCGCCTTCTTTTATATCACGATACTTTTCGACTGAAACACCGCATTCGTAGCCGGCGGCAACTTCTTTTACTTCGTCTTTGAAACGACGGAGTGATTCAACTTTGCCTTCATGAACCACAATACCGTTGCGAACAATACGCAATTGCGAGTTGTTAAATATCTTACCTTCTAATACATAACAACCTGCGACAACGGCCTTTGGCACGGAAATTACCTTTCTGGCTTCGAGACGCCCTTGAATCACTTCTTTATATTCAGGAGCTAACATACCGGTCATCGCTGCTTCAACATCATTGACGACATCATAAATGACTCGATACGTACGAATATCTACCTTTTCTGCTTCCGCAGCTTTGCGCGAATTGGCATCAGGACGAACATTGAACCCAATAACCAACGCATTGGCTGCAGAGGCGAGCATAACGTCAGACTCGTTGATTGCGCCTACACCTGCATGCACTAAGCTAACGCGTACTTCTTTATTTTGCATCCCTGCAAACGCTTGACGTAGCGCCTCAATAGAGCCTTGTCCGTCAGCCTTGATAACAATGTTTAAGTCCTTAAGTTTACCTTCTTGAATTTGAGTAAACAGATCATCCAACGTGATCTTTTGCATTTGTCCCATATCTTCAATGCGTTTTTTCGAAACACGTTTTTCAGCGACAGAGCGGGCAGTATTTTCATCTACCACAGCTAAGATATCTCCAGCCATTGGCACATCAGATAGTCCCAGAACTTCTACTGGCGTTGAAGGAGTCGCTTTTTTTACTTTGTCGCCGCGATCATTGATCATGGCTCGCACTTTACCATAGGCTGTGCCAGCTATAATAGTATCGCCAATACGAAGAGTGCCTTTTTGAACGAGTACTGTCGCTACAGGGCCTCTCCCCTTATCTAACTCAGCTTCAATGATGGTACCGATTGCCAAACGGTTGGGGTTAGCTTTCAAGTCTTGTACTTCAGCGACCAGCAAAATCATTTCTAAAAGCTCGTTTATACCAGTCTTGGTTTTGGCTGAGACAGGAACAACAATCGTTTCACCGCCCCATTCTTCGGTGACTAATCCTTGTTCGGTTAATTGTTGCTTAATCCGATCAACATTCGCGCCAGGACGATCTATTTTATTGACAGCCACTATAATTGGTACTTTTGCTGCTTTTGCATGATTGATTGCTTCAATGGTCTGCGGCATAACGCCGTCGTCCGCAGCAACCACCAGAATAGCAATGTCTGTGACCTGCGCACCGCGAGCTCGCATTGCTGTGAAAGCTTCATGACCAGGAGTATCTAGAAAAACTATTTTATTATTTTGATAGTTTACTTGATAAGCGCCAATATGTTGGGTAATGCCGCCAGCTTCTTGTCCAGTAACGTTCGTCTGACGGATTGCATCAAGCAAGGAAGTTTTCCCATGGTCAACATGACCCATGATCGTGACAACTGGAGGACGTGGCAACAGACTTTCGGCACTATCCTCAATATCAGGAATCTCGGTTGGATCTTCTGCAGGCGGCAGTTCCTCCACCGTGATGCCAAATTCGCTTGCGAGAATTTTAGCAGTATCCATATCAATTTCTTGATTAATCGTGGCCATGACTCCAAGCATCATCAGCTTTTTAATAATTTCGCCGACTTCGCGGCCAAATTTGGCTGACAGTTCTTTTACCGTCATCGATTCGGTGCCCAATTTGACTACTTTAGGTTTCGGTGGTTCGGCCTTTGCCTGAATTGATTGACCGCTATGCGGGCGATGACGGTTCTGTTGCTGCTGTCTATTTTGTGAATTTGGTCCTCTACGGTCTTGTTGCCCAGTGGGGCGTTGGCGGTTTCCCTGTTGACCGGGACGGTTGTTGTTGCTGCGATTATTATCGTTACGCTGCTGGTTTTGTTGTCCGGCAGTATGTTGTTGCGGTGCTCCAGTAGGGCCTGCTGGTCTCGGTTGATTGGTTTGTGGACGCGGCCGTTGCTGTCCTTGTGGTTGGCGATTATCAACCGGACGAGCATCAGTGCGCCGTTGGTTTGGATCATTGGGGCGCTGGTTCAAATCTTGGGGGCGCTGATTATGCATTGGTGGCCGCTGATTTTGCGGAGCGCCATACTGTTGTCCTCCTTGCCGGGGAGCAGGTGATTGGTTCCCGGACATAGGCTGATTGGTTGGTCTTGGTTGTTGGTATTGAGGATTGCGAAATGGCTGAGAGCCAGGACGCTGTGGTTGCTGTTGCTGAATCGGACGATTAGGTTGTCCGGCTGGGCGAACTGGTTGTTGCCCTTGTTGTGTCGGCCCGGACACAAACTGGGATGAATTTGGCTGGCGTGGCTGCTGATTTGACTGGTATGATTGCTGCGGTTGTTGCATGGGCCTTTGCGGTTGTTGTACATTTTGTCGTGGCAGCTGTTGCTGCTGAGGCTGCTGCGGCGTACCTGGACGCTGTGGTTGCTGAACCCCAGGTCGATTCTGCATCGGACGGGCCTGTTGTTGACCAATTTGAGCCGACCGCAGGTCTTCCACCGGGCGGGTAGGTAATATTGGGCGCTTTGGCTCTTCGCTTGAAAACTCAACGCCGGTTTTACGCGCAAAGGTGCGTTCAATAACCGCTTTTGCGTCATCGTCCACACTGCTCATATGATTCTTGGCTAACATATTATTACGAGATAAGATATCTATTATCAGTTTACTCGTAGTATTATAATCTTTTGCTAACTCATATACTCTATATTTAGACATCAATCCACCCCCATTTTTTTACGGTGCTTCAGATAACAGTTTCTTCAATGCCTGAGCCATCCCAGGGTCGGTAACCGCAATTGCTGCTCGGTTCTCCTTGCCTATTCCACCACTAAGCGACTCTTTGGATAAGACTTCGAAGCAAGGTACTCCATAGTATTGAGACATATCACGGTACTTCTTGCGTGTATTTTCCGATGCGTCAGATGCAACGATCAAGCATTGAACTTTGCCTGAACGGATATTTCTTTCTATCACGAACTCGCCTGACAGCGCCTTGCCAGCACGTTGCGCCAGTCCAAGCAGAGACAAAAGTTTTTGTTCATTCATTGGTTTCTATACGGGAAACTAAGTCTTCATAAATTTGTTTATCAACTGCGTGTTTCAAAGCCCGCTCCAATCGTTTCTCTTTATATGCTTTCGCAAAACAAGCTGAATCAGGACAAATATACGCTCCGCGTCCGGCGAGTTTCCCTGTTGGATCAATACGGATTTCACCCTCTGGAGTTCTTACTACGCGCAAAAGCTCTTTTTTGTTTTTGCTATCTTGACAGCCAACGCACATCCGATTGGGAGTTTTTTTTACTTTCATAAAAAATGCACCTCTACGTCAGCATGGCTGCTTGGGATTCACTCTTAATATCAATCTTCCAACCGGTTAATTTCGCGGCAAGGCGTGCATTCTGACCCTCTTTGCCAATGGCAAGCGATAGCTGAAAATCGGGAACAACTACTTTAGATATTTTTTCTAATTCGTTAATTTCTACGTCTACTACCTTCGCCGGGCTGAGTGCATTAGCAATATACTTCGCAGGATCTGGGCTCCATTTGACAATATCAATTTTTTCGCCCCGCAGTTCGTTGACAATGGTCTGGACTCTCATGCCTTTATGACCAACGCAAGCCCCCACCGGGTCGACATTTTCGTCACGAGAGTAGACTGCGATCTTTGATCGCATACCTGGCTCGCGTGATACAGATTTGATCTCCACAACGCCATCATGTATTTCTGGCACTTCAAGCTCAAATAGACGTTTCAACAGACCGGGATGGGTCCTAGATACAAGGATTTGTGGTCCCTTGGTAGTTTTACGCACTTCTGTGATATAGGTTTTTACTCGATCCCATTGCCGATAGCTCTCACCAACTATTTGCTCAGAAGGTGCTAGGGTAGCCTCTGCTTTGCCTAAATCAATAAAAACGTTTTTTTGCTCTATTCGTTGAATTATTCCTGTTACGATATCGCCCTCTCGATTGGAAAATTCTTCATAAATGATTCCACGCTCGGCTTCACGAATTCGCTGAACAACCACCTGTTTAGCAGTCTGAGCGGCAATACGACCAAAGTTTTTCGGTGTGACTTCCAGTTCAATGACATCCTCTAACTCAAAACGCGGGTCAATTTTTTTCGCATCTTCCAAAGAAATATCCAGTCTCGAGTCTTTCACGTCATCTGTAACAGCCTTGCGGGCATATACGTGAATTTCTCCTGTTGTACGGTCAAGAGATACTCTCACATTCTGGGCAGATGCGAAATTTCGCTTGTATGCAGAAATGAGAGCTGCCTCAATGGCATCAAATAAAATTTCTGTAGAGATTCCCTTTTCTCGGCCGAGTTGTTCAAATGCCTGCATGAATTCGGCATTCATGTATTATTCCCCCTATTCAATTATAACGGTGTGGTTAGAATTCAATATATAAACGGACTTGCGAGGTTTTATCTTTAGGAATGCTAACCTCTGTCCCGTCAATATCCAAGACAACATTATTATCTACTAGTCCTTTTAATGTACCGACAACAATCTTTTTCCCATTAATTGGTGCGAATGTATGGAGTTCAACCTTCTGCCCTGCATGTCGAACAAAATCCTTCAGATTCTTTAACGGACGATCAAGCCCGGGTGACGAAACTTCAAGATAATAACTATCGCGTATAAAATCGGCTACGTCTAATTTTTCTCCAATGCGTTCGCTCAGCCACTGGCAGTCCTCGACACCAATACCGCCCACTTTATCTATGTATATCCGCAAGTACCAGTCGCGTTCTCGTACATATTCGACATCGACCAATTCGAGGTCGCTACCTTCAATGCACTCTAACACAAGCTTTTCCACCGCTTGTTCAATGTGATTGGCCATTTATCCCCACATCCTTCTTTTGGCTCTGGGTTTAGTTTTACCTTTTCAGTGTTCTCTATGCCCAGCCACGTCTTGTATTCCATAAGATGAAAGAGTGGGTAAATACCCACTCTTGTCACAGACAACATAAACCAAATATAGTATAACACGAAAGGATTAATTTTACAACCGATCAACAAAATTTACGCAAACAACAGTAATTGGTCAGTCGGTGGCAATCCGTCCAAACACCCGTGTTTCTCCAACATCTCAATTACAGTCTTAGACACCCGCGACCTGACACGTAAATCTTCAACAGATGAAAACGGTTTGTCATGCCTTGATTGAACGAGATTGTGCGCAGCTGACGTGCCAACTCCCTGTAGAGATCCAATCGGCGGCAAAAGTCCGTCATCACAGACCAAGAAGCGTTCGGAATCTGACTGGTAGATATCGATTTTACGGAAGCGAAATCCGCGAAGATTCATTTCCAGTGCCATCTCTAAAATTGTTAGTTGGCCTTTCTCTTTTGCAGATAGTGCATTACCTTTCTGCTCAAGTTCTTTCAGTTTGGCTCGCAGGAAGGATTCACTGGCACCAACAATCAAATCTGCATCAAAATCTGTTGCCCGAACCGTGAAATAAGAAGCATAAAAAGCAAGCGGGTGATACACTTTGCAATACGCGATGCGAAATGCCATCATGACATAGGCGACAGCATGGGCTTTGGGAAACATATATTTGATTTTTTGGCAGGATTCGATATACCACTCAGGAACGTTCTTTTCGCGCAATTTTGCACAATCTTCCGGTTTGACACCTTTGCCTTTACGAACGTTTTCCATCACCTTAAAAGCCAATTTGGGAAGAACGCCTTTATGGATAAGATAGATCATAATGTCATCTCGTGCAGAGATGGCCTCAGACAGTTTAGCCACCCCGGATTTAATAAGATCCTGAGCATTATTCAACCAAACATCAGTACCGTGAGAGAATCCGCTGATTCTGACTAATTCACTGAAGGTAGATGGCTTAGTATCTTCTAACATCTGACGAACAAATTTCGTACCAAATTCCGGGATTCCAAACGTACCTACAGTCGAATTGATTTGATCTGGTGAAAGCCCAAGCGCTTGAGTAGAAGAAAATAAACTCATTGTTTTAGGGTCGTCAAACGGAATTTTCTTGGCGTCAATGTGGGTCAAATCCTCAAGCATACGAATAACGGTCGGGTCGTCATGACCGAGTATATCTAGCTTAACAAGCCGACTGCTGATCGAGTGATAATCAAAATGCGTGGTGATAGTTGATGAATTTTTGTCGTCAGCTGGGTATTGAATTGGCGTGAAATAATGAACATCCATATCGCGGGGTACAACCATGATTCCGCCAGGATGTTGCCCTGTTGTGCGCTTGACTCCAGTACAGCCACCCATCCAGCGCTCAACGAACGAGTTACGGACTCCCTCAGCACCTTTTTCAATAAAATAATTTTTTGCATAACCGAACGCAGTCTTATCGGCGATAGTGGCGATGGTACCTGCCCGGAATACATTATCTTTGCCAAATAACTCTTCTGTATATTTATGAGCGACAGGCTGGTAGTCGCCGGAAAAGTTCAAGTCAATATCCGGAACCTTATCACCCTCAAAGCCTAAAAAGACTGCAAAGGGGATGTCATGGCCGTTTTTCGCCATCGGCGATTGACAATCTGGACAAATTCTGTCTGGCAAATCGAAGCCGCCACCAATACTGCCATCAGTGACAAAGTGGGAATGTTTGCACTTCGGACAAAGCCAGTGCGGCGGCAACGGATTAACCTCTGTTATTCCGGTCATGGTAGCAACAAAAGAAGAACCTACCGATCCTCTGGAACCAACTAAATAGCCGTCGTCAAGCGACTTCTTTACTAATTTATGAGCAATTAAGTAGAGTACAGCAAAGCCATTGTTGATAATAGAGTTTAATTCATTCTGTAGCCGTTCTTCCACGATAACCGGCAGAGGATTGCCATATAATTCCTCAGCTCGTTGGTAAGACATAGAACGAATTTCTTCCTCGGCGCCTGGAATTTGCGGTGAATAAAGTTCATCAGGTATTGGCTTAAACGATTCAATGCTGTCACTGATTTTACAGGAATTCTCAACAACAACTTCGAACGCTTTTTTTTCTCCAAGATATTGAAACTCAGCCAGCATTTCGCGCGTCGTTCGGAAAAATAGCGGCGGCTGATTATCAGCGTCACTATACCCCCGTCCGGCCATTAATATCCGGCGATAGACTTCGTCCTCCGGATTAAGGAAATGAACATCACAGGTCGCAACAACCGGCTTATCGAGTTTCTGACCTAATTCACAAACCTTACGATTGATATTAAGAAGACCTTCCCGGTTGGCGATCTTTCCTTCTCGTAACAGAAATGCATTATTGTCGGCCGGCTGAATCTCAAGATAATCGTAAAAATTAGCAACGGCTAATAGTTCGTCATCGTCAGCTCCGCGCAAGATTGCCTGAATTAGCTCCCCAGCTTCACAGGCTGATCCCAGAATTAGCCCTTCCCGGTGTTCCATTAAGATCGAGCGAGGAATGCGAGGCGTTCTGTGCAGATATTTCAGGTGGGAAATCGAAATTAAACGATATAAATTATATAAACCAGTGCGGTTTTTCGCCAGCAAGATAATATGTCTGGCTTGATTGATGTCTTGATCGAACAGGTAGCCTTCTAAGCCATAAATCAGTTTTATGCCGTGCTTTGAAGCTTCTTCATAGGCCTCTGGAAATGCCTGTACGACTCCGTGGTCTGTGATTGCAATTGCAGGATGTCCCCATTTGGCGGCAGTTGCAACAAGTTGTTTTGCCGGGACTATCGCGTCAAGTGCACTCATTCTCGTATGAGCATGCAATTCAACGCGCTTATGCTCATAATCGTCAAATCGTGGTGCCGCTTTTTCCATAGTCACAATACTGTCAACAAAGAACGACAAGTCGTTATTGGCGAACTTATCTTGCTGGGCCTTGCCCTTGATACGGACGATCATGCCAGCTTTTAAATTACCTAATAGCTTTGTGTATTGTTCTTGTTTCTCCAGAAATAGTTTAGCGCTAATTCCGTTTGTATCATCGGCAACGTCGAAGCTGATTAGGAAACGGCCAGTTTTAAGTTCGCGACAGTCAACTTTAACAATTTCACCTTGGATAACCAGGTTGCGGTCCTCTTCTTTTATTGATTCGATCGTTCTCGGTTCATCTTTTATATTTCTGCCATACAGTATTGGACTTATTTTTTCTTGCTTAACCTCAGTAGTGGCTGCAGATAGTGCTTCTAAGTATTCTGGAGTGAATATGTCTTCACAGCCAGTTTCTTCACTGCAGGCAGCGGTGATCTTAACAGTGCAACTAGCGCCAAATTGGCTGCTCAAATAGTCACTGATGCGTTGCTCTGCCCCACGCTCAAGCAACATTTGAGCAGCCAATTCTCCGTCTGTCTCGACGTAGAGGATATCTTCTTCAAGTTTACGACTGGCTTGAATCAATACATGATGCAATGCTGAACTATCTACTGCTCCGGCAACAATCTTTGCCCAATGGTCTCTAACACATGTAGATAAGTCTATTACTTGAATTTCAAGCGAAACTGAGGCTAGCTGGCAATTTTTAGCCAAGTGCCTACATAAGGCGGTTTGCAGAGTATTAGGCACGGGCTGTGGTGTATTTACTGACAACAGCCACGTATTTAAAGTGGGGTCAACTGTGACTTTAGTTATGACACTTTGATTCAGTAAAGTACGGTCAGATGAGGACAGCGACATATCAGCTGTAAATAGCTGAAAATCGCGCTGACTCTCAGGTATTATGCAGTAATTATTCATAGTATTCTCCTCTAGCCCCGGGGCATGCGTTCATTTGAACGGAAGCAGGGCGGCGAAGAGGGGTTTCTTTACAGCGCCGCCAGCATATTTTTTATTGCTGTAATATAGTCATCAGCCAAGGAGAGGAAGGTTGTTTCTCCTGTTTTGCGTACTTTGACTTCTAGCAGTTGTTCATTTATAGTCTTAGGTCCGACCGTAATCTTTAACGGATAGCCAATTAAATCAGCATCTTTAAATTTAACCCCTGGTCGCTCATTCCGGTCATCTAGTACTGACTCAATGCCTGCTGATTGCAGTCGGGAATATACTGCTTCTGATAACTCTAGCTGCACATTATCTTTGACGTTGATCGGTACGACGACAGCGTGATAAGGAGCTATGGCCGCAGGCCAGATTATGCCATGCTCGTCATTGTTTTGTTCAATCGCAGCTGCCATGGTGCGCGAAACGCCGATTCCATAACACCCCATCACGAGAGGCTTTTCTTTACCGTTCTCGTCCA
This window contains:
- a CDS encoding L7Ae/L30e/S12e/Gadd45 family ribosomal protein produces the protein MNEQKLLSLLGLAQRAGKALSGEFVIERNIRSGKVQCLIVASDASENTRKKYRDMSQYYGVPCFEVLSKESLSGGIGKENRAAIAVTDPGMAQALKKLLSEAP
- the rnpM gene encoding RNase P modulator RnpM, whose protein sequence is MKVKKTPNRMCVGCQDSKNKKELLRVVRTPEGEIRIDPTGKLAGRGAYICPDSACFAKAYKEKRLERALKHAVDKQIYEDLVSRIETNE
- a CDS encoding PolC-type DNA polymerase III, yielding MNNYCIIPESQRDFQLFTADMSLSSSDRTLLNQSVITKVTVDPTLNTWLLSVNTPQPVPNTLQTALCRHLAKNCQLASVSLEIQVIDLSTCVRDHWAKIVAGAVDSSALHHVLIQASRKLEEDILYVETDGELAAQMLLERGAEQRISDYLSSQFGASCTVKITAACSEETGCEDIFTPEYLEALSAATTEVKQEKISPILYGRNIKDEPRTIESIKEEDRNLVIQGEIVKVDCRELKTGRFLISFDVADDTNGISAKLFLEKQEQYTKLLGNLKAGMIVRIKGKAQQDKFANNDLSFFVDSIVTMEKAAPRFDDYEHKRVELHAHTRMSALDAIVPAKQLVATAAKWGHPAIAITDHGVVQAFPEAYEEASKHGIKLIYGLEGYLFDQDINQARHIILLAKNRTGLYNLYRLISISHLKYLHRTPRIPRSILMEHREGLILGSACEAGELIQAILRGADDDELLAVANFYDYLEIQPADNNAFLLREGKIANREGLLNINRKVCELGQKLDKPVVATCDVHFLNPEDEVYRRILMAGRGYSDADNQPPLFFRTTREMLAEFQYLGEKKAFEVVVENSCKISDSIESFKPIPDELYSPQIPGAEEEIRSMSYQRAEELYGNPLPVIVEERLQNELNSIINNGFAVLYLIAHKLVKKSLDDGYLVGSRGSVGSSFVATMTGITEVNPLPPHWLCPKCKHSHFVTDGSIGGGFDLPDRICPDCQSPMAKNGHDIPFAVFLGFEGDKVPDIDLNFSGDYQPVAHKYTEELFGKDNVFRAGTIATIADKTAFGYAKNYFIEKGAEGVRNSFVERWMGGCTGVKRTTGQHPGGIMVVPRDMDVHYFTPIQYPADDKNSSTITTHFDYHSISSRLVKLDILGHDDPTVIRMLEDLTHIDAKKIPFDDPKTMSLFSSTQALGLSPDQINSTVGTFGIPEFGTKFVRQMLEDTKPSTFSELVRISGFSHGTDVWLNNAQDLIKSGVAKLSEAISARDDIMIYLIHKGVLPKLAFKVMENVRKGKGVKPEDCAKLREKNVPEWYIESCQKIKYMFPKAHAVAYVMMAFRIAYCKVYHPLAFYASYFTVRATDFDADLIVGASESFLRAKLKELEQKGNALSAKEKGQLTILEMALEMNLRGFRFRKIDIYQSDSERFLVCDDGLLPPIGSLQGVGTSAAHNLVQSRHDKPFSSVEDLRVRSRVSKTVIEMLEKHGCLDGLPPTDQLLLFA
- the nusA gene encoding transcription termination factor NusA, which translates into the protein MNAEFMQAFEQLGREKGISTEILFDAIEAALISAYKRNFASAQNVRVSLDRTTGEIHVYARKAVTDDVKDSRLDISLEDAKKIDPRFELEDVIELEVTPKNFGRIAAQTAKQVVVQRIREAERGIIYEEFSNREGDIVTGIIQRIEQKNVFIDLGKAEATLAPSEQIVGESYRQWDRVKTYITEVRKTTKGPQILVSRTHPGLLKRLFELEVPEIHDGVVEIKSVSREPGMRSKIAVYSRDENVDPVGACVGHKGMRVQTIVNELRGEKIDIVKWSPDPAKYIANALSPAKVVDVEINELEKISKVVVPDFQLSLAIGKEGQNARLAAKLTGWKIDIKSESQAAMLT
- a CDS encoding DHH family phosphoesterase; translated protein: MNISLSQASQYMFAAESVVITGHVHPDGDCLGSMLALFRLFQQKRVKARLLLDDEIPSLYAFLPDLHEIERPIEPIEADLLIVLDASDIERIGKVREYVSAPVLNLDHHISNTGFADYLFLDPLAAATGSILYSLFRQEGIKPDELTATCLYTAIATDCGFFRYANTTSDTLRYAAELLDCGVQPALVAEALETKPASNIFTLIHVLETLEIVLEGKVACVTVASDVLEIGESTDDFINYPRSIEGVEVAIMFKQTDASFTRISLRSRNVDVSAIALSFGGGGHKRAAGCSIASPLDEAKRQIFVAVASALEEVK
- the rimP gene encoding ribosome maturation factor RimP; this encodes MANHIEQAVEKLVLECIEGSDLELVDVEYVRERDWYLRIYIDKVGGIGVEDCQWLSERIGEKLDVADFIRDSYYLEVSSPGLDRPLKNLKDFVRHAGQKVELHTFAPINGKKIVVGTLKGLVDNNVVLDIDGTEVSIPKDKTSQVRLYIEF
- the infB gene encoding translation initiation factor IF-2, which translates into the protein MSKYRVYELAKDYNTTSKLIIDILSRNNMLAKNHMSSVDDDAKAVIERTFARKTGVEFSSEEPKRPILPTRPVEDLRSAQIGQQQARPMQNRPGVQQPQRPGTPQQPQQQQLPRQNVQQPQRPMQQPQQSYQSNQQPRQPNSSQFVSGPTQQGQQPVRPAGQPNRPIQQQQPQRPGSQPFRNPQYQQPRPTNQPMSGNQSPAPRQGGQQYGAPQNQRPPMHNQRPQDLNQRPNDPNQRRTDARPVDNRQPQGQQRPRPQTNQPRPAGPTGAPQQHTAGQQNQQRNDNNRSNNNRPGQQGNRQRPTGQQDRRGPNSQNRQQQQNRHRPHSGQSIQAKAEPPKPKVVKLGTESMTVKELSAKFGREVGEIIKKLMMLGVMATINQEIDMDTAKILASEFGITVEELPPAEDPTEIPDIEDSAESLLPRPPVVTIMGHVDHGKTSLLDAIRQTNVTGQEAGGITQHIGAYQVNYQNNKIVFLDTPGHEAFTAMRARGAQVTDIAILVVAADDGVMPQTIEAINHAKAAKVPIIVAVNKIDRPGANVDRIKQQLTEQGLVTEEWGGETIVVPVSAKTKTGINELLEMILLVAEVQDLKANPNRLAIGTIIEAELDKGRGPVATVLVQKGTLRIGDTIIAGTAYGKVRAMINDRGDKVKKATPSTPVEVLGLSDVPMAGDILAVVDENTARSVAEKRVSKKRIEDMGQMQKITLDDLFTQIQEGKLKDLNIVIKADGQGSIEALRQAFAGMQNKEVRVSLVHAGVGAINESDVMLASAANALVIGFNVRPDANSRKAAEAEKVDIRTYRVIYDVVNDVEAAMTGMLAPEYKEVIQGRLEARKVISVPKAVVAGCYVLEGKIFNNSQLRIVRNGIVVHEGKVESLRRFKDEVKEVAAGYECGVSVEKYRDIKEGDILEAFTMELVKQSS
- the rbfA gene encoding 30S ribosome-binding factor RbfA, coding for MGQLRIEKVQEFIKQEISQIILTDLKDPRVGFVTVTRVEVTGDLQHAKIFISLMGSPEQKESTLQGLQRALGFMRTEIGKRLRLRMIPDLALAVDESLDHSVRIQKLLDEIKQDESGN